One part of the Myxococcales bacterium genome encodes these proteins:
- a CDS encoding Ldh family oxidoreductase, producing MALYPGIESETRVPLAALRKLVTEIFSAAGMSAEDAASLSDSLVFADLYGVHSHGTLRVPEYVDKVTIKGVNPRGKPRVVKDVGAIAVVDGDNSMGAIGGAFAMRLAIEKARALGVGVVAVRGSNHCGAMDYFTRMAVESDMVGFATTNALPTMAPWGGTAKILGINPLSIGVPAGREHPLVLDAAFSASSHGKIRVYHQKRQPLPEGWAFDRDGVPTTDTAAAIEGLLQPIGQYKGTGLALMMGVLSSLLSGAALGTELGNMVDGPTAGLDGHFFMALNVGAFEDLARFKERVDGVVQQIETSRPATGQDRIYAPGGVEAAIAQHYRAEGIALNDETLGGLVALARRFGLALPAGLS from the coding sequence ATGGCGCTTTACCCCGGCATCGAAAGTGAAACCCGCGTTCCGCTCGCCGCCCTTCGGAAGCTCGTCACGGAGATCTTCTCGGCCGCTGGCATGTCCGCAGAGGACGCGGCGTCGCTGTCCGACTCGCTCGTCTTCGCAGATCTCTATGGCGTGCACTCGCACGGTACATTGCGCGTGCCGGAGTACGTCGATAAGGTCACGATCAAGGGCGTCAATCCGCGCGGAAAGCCACGCGTCGTGAAGGACGTGGGTGCCATCGCGGTCGTCGACGGCGACAACAGCATGGGGGCGATCGGTGGCGCGTTCGCCATGCGGCTGGCCATCGAGAAGGCTCGTGCGCTCGGTGTGGGCGTCGTGGCGGTACGAGGCAGCAATCACTGCGGCGCCATGGACTACTTCACCCGCATGGCCGTGGAATCCGACATGGTCGGGTTTGCGACCACGAACGCTTTGCCCACCATGGCTCCCTGGGGGGGCACCGCGAAGATTCTGGGCATCAACCCGCTTTCGATCGGTGTGCCAGCGGGACGCGAGCATCCGCTGGTGCTGGACGCGGCGTTCTCGGCGTCTTCCCACGGAAAGATTCGCGTGTACCACCAGAAGCGACAACCCCTGCCGGAGGGTTGGGCCTTCGATCGGGATGGCGTTCCCACCACGGACACGGCCGCCGCCATCGAAGGCTTGCTGCAACCCATTGGCCAGTACAAGGGGACCGGCCTTGCCCTGATGATGGGGGTCTTGTCTTCGCTGCTCTCCGGTGCGGCTCTCGGGACGGAGCTTGGCAACATGGTGGACGGTCCCACCGCGGGCCTGGATGGCCACTTCTTCATGGCGCTCAACGTGGGAGCGTTCGAGGACCTCGCCCGGTTCAAGGAGCGGGTAGATGGTGTGGTCCAGCAAATCGAGACCAGCCGACCCGCCACGGGACAGGATCGGATCTACGCGCCCGGTGGCGTGGAAGCCGCCATTGCTCAGCATTACCGTGCCGAGGGCATTGCGCTCAACGACGAGACGCTCGGGGGCCTCGTGGCGTTGGCGCGAAGGTTCGGGCTTGCCCTGCCGGCCGGCCTCTCGTGA
- a CDS encoding alpha/beta fold hydrolase, with product MAILPSTLRSSTLGQDPSGLRFVSVETTALGGRGQACFFVPDAERPLPLVILLHGAYGSCWDWATRGGVHVAAARAMGRGALPPMVLAMPGDGGAGASTGYFRQEHADFEAWVMDELESLCAFICPQVRGTERFIAGYSMGGFGALRLAAKYEGHWNAVAAHSSVTALSDLPPFLDAASCAPMPLDPRDADVWPWLEAAGPRLPPLRFDCGRDDPLLAANRALSDKLRVTRIPHTFEVHPGGHDFDYWSERIPDTLSFFATHTKGPSR from the coding sequence ATGGCCATCTTGCCGTCCACGTTGCGCAGCTCGACTCTGGGTCAGGATCCGAGTGGCTTGCGGTTCGTTTCGGTCGAAACCACCGCGCTCGGCGGGCGGGGCCAGGCCTGCTTTTTCGTGCCCGATGCGGAGCGGCCTTTGCCCCTCGTGATCCTGCTTCACGGGGCCTACGGATCGTGTTGGGACTGGGCCACACGGGGGGGCGTGCACGTGGCGGCGGCGCGGGCGATGGGCCGTGGCGCCTTGCCGCCCATGGTTTTGGCGATGCCCGGCGACGGAGGCGCGGGAGCGAGCACGGGGTACTTCCGGCAAGAACATGCCGATTTCGAGGCGTGGGTCATGGACGAGCTCGAGTCCCTGTGCGCCTTCATTTGTCCGCAGGTGCGTGGCACGGAGAGGTTCATCGCCGGGTACTCCATGGGAGGCTTCGGGGCTTTGCGCCTGGCGGCCAAATACGAGGGGCACTGGAACGCGGTCGCCGCGCATTCGTCCGTCACGGCGCTTTCGGACCTGCCGCCGTTTTTGGACGCGGCCTCTTGCGCCCCAATGCCCCTCGATCCTCGTGACGCCGACGTTTGGCCCTGGTTGGAGGCGGCCGGCCCTCGTTTGCCTCCCTTGCGTTTCGACTGCGGCCGGGATGATCCGCTGCTGGCCGCGAACCGGGCGCTTTCGGACAAGCTTCGCGTCACGCGCATTCCTCATACCTTCGAGGTTCACCCCGGAGGCCACGATTTCGATTATTGGTCTGAACGCATCCCCGATACGCTCAGCTTCTTCGCCACACACACGAAAGGGCCCTCTCGATGA
- a CDS encoding Nramp family divalent metal transporter — MNRKDATVLEPPRKFSGMVRHWGPGLVLTASVVGSGEVIGVPALGAQAGFAVLWLVLVSCVVKLPLQITIGRQAIQTGRTTLQLIDDVPGPRWGASWFIWCFFATLVLANLQQGAMIAGCGQVLTLLVPGIDPRVWAGALVALTIALLVLGSYGLLERLSTILVVSFTLATVVCVGFLQTTDYHMAPLEVLGGLRPRLSREYVGLALGVFAVTGIGTTEIVQYPYWCLDKGYGRHAGVFDGSEAWYRRARGWIRVMHADAALSMVVYTLITVAFYSLGASVLHRLGERPEGMSMIATLSRMYTETLGVWAFAVFVMGAFFALYSTLLVSVAGNTVMYLDALSLMGLRRLQQPAVRERWRRAFVILLPLVQLGLFFAIQMPVAMVKVGALGQTIMLPILAGAIVYIRHKKLDPRLAPSRLTDVLLWGACVLIACVAGYGIYVSATGATS, encoded by the coding sequence ATGAATCGCAAGGATGCCACGGTTCTCGAGCCGCCCCGGAAGTTCTCGGGCATGGTCCGGCACTGGGGCCCGGGCCTCGTGCTCACGGCCTCGGTGGTGGGCTCGGGGGAGGTGATCGGGGTGCCGGCCTTGGGCGCCCAGGCAGGTTTCGCGGTGCTGTGGCTCGTCCTGGTGAGCTGCGTGGTGAAGCTGCCGCTTCAGATCACCATCGGCCGCCAGGCCATTCAGACGGGGCGCACCACCTTGCAGCTGATTGATGATGTTCCCGGACCGCGCTGGGGCGCTTCCTGGTTCATCTGGTGTTTCTTCGCCACGCTGGTGCTCGCGAACCTGCAACAGGGGGCGATGATCGCGGGCTGTGGCCAGGTGCTCACCTTGCTCGTGCCCGGCATCGACCCCAGGGTGTGGGCTGGTGCTTTGGTCGCCTTGACCATCGCACTCTTGGTGCTGGGCAGCTACGGGCTGCTCGAGCGCTTGTCGACCATCCTGGTGGTCAGCTTCACCTTGGCCACCGTGGTGTGCGTGGGGTTTTTGCAGACGACGGACTACCACATGGCGCCGCTCGAGGTGCTGGGAGGGCTCCGGCCGCGGCTGTCACGCGAATACGTGGGCCTGGCGTTGGGCGTGTTCGCCGTCACGGGCATCGGAACGACCGAGATCGTGCAGTATCCCTACTGGTGCCTCGATAAAGGCTACGGCCGTCATGCAGGCGTGTTCGATGGCTCTGAAGCCTGGTACCGGCGCGCCCGCGGCTGGATTCGCGTCATGCATGCCGACGCGGCTCTCTCGATGGTGGTCTACACCCTCATCACGGTGGCTTTCTACAGCTTGGGCGCTTCGGTGTTGCACCGGCTGGGTGAACGGCCCGAGGGCATGTCCATGATCGCCACGTTGTCACGCATGTACACGGAGACCTTGGGCGTCTGGGCCTTCGCCGTGTTCGTGATGGGCGCGTTTTTCGCGCTCTACTCGACGTTGCTGGTCAGCGTGGCGGGCAACACCGTCATGTATCTCGACGCGCTGTCGCTCATGGGCCTGCGCCGTCTGCAACAGCCGGCGGTCAGGGAGCGCTGGCGGCGTGCGTTCGTCATCTTGCTGCCTCTCGTTCAGCTGGGGCTGTTCTTCGCCATTCAGATGCCCGTGGCCATGGTCAAGGTGGGTGCCCTCGGGCAAACCATCATGCTTCCCATTTTGGCCGGGGCGATCGTGTACATCCGTCACAAAAAACTGGACCCGCGCCTTGCCCCTTCGCGCTTGACGGACGTTCTATTGTGGGGGGCTTGCGTGCTCATTGCCTGCGTGGCGGGCTACGGCATCTACGTATCGGCCACCGGAGCGACATCATGA